One Conger conger chromosome 18, fConCon1.1, whole genome shotgun sequence DNA window includes the following coding sequences:
- the hs3st1l1 gene encoding heparan sulfate (glucosamine) 3-O-sulfotransferase 1-like1 → MACLLASVFFLVLRTQAAPPPPDHTPGGEGPGSEPLNLLANETEDYSPLVGPPGTSKRVPQSIIIGVRKGGTRALLEMLDIHPDIAVAATEVHFFDWDENYAKGLDWYRNLMPFSFEHQITVEKTPGYFTSPLAPERIRQMNGSAKLLLILRDPTERVISDYTQVYYNRLESRKPVQVIEDVLVRNGALNTRYKAIHRSLYDVHMRGWLRHFPLEQIHLVDGDTLIRDPLPELQKVERFLRLPPRITASNFYFNQTKGFYCIRSEGRERCLHESKGRPHPVVNGTILQQLRSYFQDHNHNFYRMVKRSFDWP, encoded by the coding sequence atggCCTGCCTCCTCGCGTCTGTGTTCTTCCTGGTTCTGCGGACACAGgcggcccccccacccccagaccaCACCCCCGGGGGGGAAGGGCCGGGGTCCGAGCCCCTGAACCTCCTGGCCAACGAGACGGAAGATTACTCTCCGCTGGTGGGGCCCCCCGGGACCAGCAAACGGGTCCCCCAGAGCATCATCATCGGGGTCCGCAAGGGCGGCACAAGGGCCCTGCTGGAGATGCTGGACATCCACCCCGACATCGCGGTGGCCGCCACCGAGGTGCACTTCTTCGACTGGGACGAGAACTACGCCAAGGGCCTGGACTGGTACCGCAACCTGATGCCCTTCTCGTTCGAGCACCAGATCACAGTGGAGAAGACCCCGGGGTACTTCACGTCTCCGCTGGCGCCGGAGCGGATCCGTCAGATGAACGGCTCGGCCAAGCTGCTCCTCATCCTGCGGGACCCCACGGAGCGTGTCATCTCCGACTACACCCAGGTCTACTACAACCGCCTGGAGAGCCGCAAGCCCGTGCAGGTCATCGAGGACGTCCTGGTGCGCAACGGCGCCCTCAACACGCGCTACAAGGCCATCCACCGCAGCCTGTACGACGTGCACATGCGCGGATGGCTGCGCCACTTCCCCCTGGAGCAGATCCACCTGGTGGACGGGGACACGCTGATCCGAGACCCGCTGCCCGAGCTCCAGAAGGTGGAGCGCTTCCTCCGGCTGCCGCCCAGGATAACGGCCTCCAACTTCTACTTCAACCAGACCAAGGGGTTCTACTGCATCCGCAGCGAGGGGCGGGAGCGCTGCCTGCACGAGTCCAAGGGCCGGCCCCACCCCGTGGTGAACGGCACCATCCTGCAGCAGCTGCGCTCCTACTTCCAGGACCACAACCACAACTTCTACAGGATGGTCAAGCGCTCCTTTGACTGGCCCTAG